A window of Thermodesulfovibrionales bacterium contains these coding sequences:
- a CDS encoding GatB/YqeY domain-containing protein, whose amino-acid sequence MSLLQRFDEDLRSAMKASQGLKVSVLRMAKAAAKNKEIEKGKSLTDEEIVLILSSMVKQRRESVEQYTKAGRRDLAAKETEEISILQSYMPRQLGREELDGMILDAIRESSAKDMRDIGKVMRILMPKIKGVADGTYVNERVKELMDRDRE is encoded by the coding sequence GTGTCTCTCCTTCAACGATTCGATGAGGACCTGAGGTCGGCGATGAAAGCGTCGCAGGGCCTCAAGGTCTCCGTGCTGAGAATGGCAAAGGCTGCCGCAAAGAATAAGGAAATAGAAAAAGGCAAAAGCCTCACGGATGAAGAGATAGTGCTCATCCTCTCCTCCATGGTGAAGCAACGCCGTGAGTCTGTGGAGCAATACACAAAGGCCGGAAGGAGGGACCTTGCCGCAAAAGAGACCGAGGAAATCTCGATACTCCAGTCATACATGCCCCGACAGCTCGGCCGTGAGGAGCTAGACGGAATGATCCTCGATGCGATAAGAGAATCTTCCGCGAAGGATATGCGCGACATCGGCAAAGTGATGCGCATACTCATGCCGAAGATAAAAGGCGTTGCCGATGGGACGTATGTGAACGAACGGGTGAAAGAACTGATGGATCGCGATCGGGAGTAA
- the rpsU gene encoding 30S ribosomal protein S21: MPSIRVRENDSFENALRKFKKQCEREGILSEVKKLEHYEKPSVKKKKKAIAAREKALKKIRVAVR; the protein is encoded by the coding sequence ATGCCCTCTATAAGGGTACGGGAGAATGATTCCTTCGAAAATGCGCTCCGAAAATTCAAAAAACAATGTGAGAGGGAAGGAATCCTTTCGGAAGTAAAAAAGCTGGAGCATTACGAGAAACCGAGCGTCAAGAAAAAGAAGAAGGCGATCGCTGCACGCGAGAAGGCTCTCAAGAAGATAAGAGTGGCGGTACGATAA